In a single window of the Prevotella melaninogenica genome:
- a CDS encoding AMP-binding protein yields MIERYLTQTHFTSEEDFRDNLHFVVPETFNFAYDVMDEWAKVAPEKLALLWTSERGEELRATYAEFKEQTDQAASYFLSLGIGRGDKVMLILKRHYQWWVSMMALCKIGAVAIPATHMLTAKDIAYRNQRASVKAIICVNDEYVTTQVMEAMAESPTVEVLVAVNSLAQKGCPVAEGFHDWFAEWENAPAFVRPEHVNVNEDTMLMYFTSGTSGEPKMVAHDHLYALGHLITGVFWHNLDENGIHLTVADTGWGKAVWGKLYGQWFAGATVFVYDHEKFSAEKIMRMMEKYHVTSFCAPPTIYRFMLQEDFSQYDLSALKYCTTAGEALEPVVFQKFYKLTGVKMMEGFGQTETTMTLGTFPWIKPKPRSMGKPNPQYDVKLLKSDGSPCEDGEKGEICIDTSAGKPIGLFKGYYRDTELTEKVWNDNLYHTGDLAWRDEEGYYWFVGRADDVIKSSGYRIGPFEVESALMTHPAVVECAVTGVPDEIRGMIVKATVVLANDWKDKADEAFVKELQSHVKHVTAPYKYPRIIEFVDALPKTISGKIRRVEIRERDKR; encoded by the coding sequence ATGATAGAAAGATATTTAACACAAACACACTTTACTTCAGAGGAAGATTTTCGTGACAACCTGCATTTCGTAGTTCCTGAAACATTTAACTTTGCTTACGATGTTATGGATGAGTGGGCAAAGGTTGCGCCAGAGAAACTGGCATTGTTGTGGACCAGCGAGCGTGGTGAGGAATTGAGGGCTACTTATGCTGAGTTTAAAGAACAAACTGATCAGGCTGCATCTTATTTTCTAAGTCTTGGTATAGGACGTGGCGACAAGGTTATGCTGATATTGAAACGCCATTATCAATGGTGGGTGTCTATGATGGCACTGTGCAAGATTGGGGCAGTAGCTATTCCTGCAACTCACATGTTGACTGCAAAAGATATCGCTTATCGAAATCAGCGTGCATCTGTAAAAGCTATTATATGTGTCAATGATGAGTATGTAACTACGCAGGTTATGGAGGCTATGGCTGAAAGTCCAACGGTAGAGGTACTTGTTGCTGTTAACTCTTTGGCACAGAAGGGTTGTCCTGTTGCTGAAGGATTTCATGATTGGTTTGCTGAATGGGAGAATGCTCCAGCCTTCGTTCGCCCTGAGCATGTGAACGTAAATGAAGATACAATGTTGATGTATTTCACAAGCGGTACCAGTGGTGAACCGAAGATGGTGGCACATGATCATCTCTATGCCTTGGGACACTTGATAACGGGTGTTTTTTGGCATAATCTCGATGAAAATGGTATTCATCTTACCGTGGCTGATACGGGATGGGGTAAGGCTGTATGGGGTAAGCTTTATGGACAATGGTTTGCGGGAGCAACGGTCTTTGTGTATGATCATGAGAAGTTTTCGGCAGAGAAAATTATGCGTATGATGGAGAAGTATCATGTTACTTCTTTCTGTGCTCCTCCAACTATCTACCGTTTTATGCTGCAAGAGGATTTCTCGCAGTATGATCTTTCTGCACTGAAGTATTGCACTACGGCTGGAGAAGCTCTTGAACCTGTCGTTTTTCAGAAGTTTTATAAACTTACAGGTGTCAAGATGATGGAGGGCTTTGGACAAACGGAAACGACAATGACTTTGGGCACTTTCCCTTGGATTAAGCCAAAGCCTAGAAGTATGGGTAAACCGAATCCGCAGTATGATGTCAAACTCTTGAAGTCGGATGGTTCGCCATGTGAGGATGGTGAGAAGGGCGAAATCTGTATAGATACCAGTGCAGGGAAACCAATAGGTCTCTTTAAGGGGTATTATCGGGATACTGAACTGACAGAGAAGGTATGGAATGACAACCTTTATCATACAGGTGACTTGGCATGGCGAGATGAAGAAGGGTATTATTGGTTTGTCGGTCGTGCTGATGATGTTATAAAAAGTTCGGGTTATCGCATTGGCCCATTTGAGGTGGAAAGTGCGTTGATGACCCATCCTGCGGTTGTTGAATGTGCAGTAACGGGTGTGCCAGATGAAATACGTGGCATGATCGTAAAGGCTACAGTTGTTCTTGCTAATGACTGGAAGGATAAGGCTGATGAAGCTTTTGTGAAGGAACTGCAGAGCCATGTGAAGCATGTGACAGCTCCATATAAGTATCCACGAATTATCGAATTTGTGGATGCTTTGCCGAAAACTATCTCTGGTAAGATTCGACGTGTGGAAATTCGTGAACGTGATAAACGGTAA
- a CDS encoding helix-turn-helix domain-containing protein, with protein MEEAIKQIGERLKGLREALDISVQEMAETCGISEEKYLKMETGESELSVSKLYKVSRKYDIALDALMFGEEPHMSSYFLTRRGKGMSVERRYAYKYQSLASGFSGRRADPFLVTVEPKPEDVPVNMDVHPGQEFNMVWEGRMDLRLGDKRFVLEPGDCIYFDANQPHCMRALDNVPMRFLAIIF; from the coding sequence ATGGAAGAAGCGATAAAGCAAATAGGAGAAAGATTAAAGGGCTTACGTGAGGCTTTGGATATTTCTGTACAGGAAATGGCTGAAACTTGTGGTATATCTGAGGAGAAATATTTGAAGATGGAAACAGGTGAGAGTGAGTTGTCTGTGAGTAAGCTGTATAAGGTTTCCCGTAAGTATGACATTGCTTTGGATGCTTTGATGTTTGGTGAGGAACCTCACATGAGTTCTTACTTTCTGACACGTAGAGGAAAGGGCATGAGTGTTGAGCGTAGATATGCTTATAAATATCAAAGTTTGGCAAGTGGTTTTAGTGGCCGAAGAGCTGATCCTTTTCTTGTGACGGTTGAACCAAAGCCAGAAGATGTACCTGTAAATATGGATGTACACCCTGGACAGGAGTTTAATATGGTTTGGGAAGGGCGTATGGATCTTAGGTTAGGGGATAAGCGATTTGTTTTAGAGCCAGGTGATTGCATTTATTTCGATGCTAATCAACCTCATTGTATGCGTGCTTTGGATAACGTACCAATGCGCTTCTTGGCTATTATATTTTAG